A stretch of the Trueperaceae bacterium genome encodes the following:
- the recQ gene encoding DNA helicase RecQ, whose amino-acid sequence MKSEVESRGPTSALELLRGVFGYDEFRGQQEAIIARLAEGGDALVLMPTGGGKSLCYQIPSMLRPGVGIVVSPLIALMQDQVDSLRLLGVEAAYLNSTLDRQEAGRVESALVAGELDLLYVAPERLLTPRFLELLDRSPLALFAIDEAHCVSQWGHDFRPEYLSLSLLAERFPAVPRIALTATADAVTRREMAQKLRLEEARWYVASFDRPNIRYTVVEKQNARRQLLSFYREKHEGNAGIVYCMSRRSVDETAAWLREQGVSALPYHAGLDAARRARHQEAFLREDGVVVVATIAFGMGIDKPDVRFVAHLDVPKSLEGYYQETGRAGRDGEAADAFMTYGLTDVVALRRLLSRSDTDDAHRRVEQQKLEALLGYCESAGCRRQALLAYFGEELLGPCGNCDTCLNPVDTYDGTVEVQKLLSTVFRTGQRFGAGYLIDILTGRSTPRVKQLGHDRLSTFGIGADLAAPSWRRVVRQSTAAGFLTTDEDGYGSLKLTGASAAVLRGERKVALRRDPQPAPGVAGRRPANDRRALRPSGPEGELFEELRRLRSELARTQGVPPYVIFHDSTLREMAERKPRNEVELANVSGVGQKKLERYGQAFLAAISVFLV is encoded by the coding sequence ATGAAATCGGAAGTCGAATCCCGCGGACCGACGAGCGCGCTCGAGTTGCTGCGGGGTGTGTTCGGTTACGACGAGTTCCGGGGGCAACAGGAGGCGATCATCGCGCGGCTCGCCGAGGGCGGCGACGCGCTCGTGCTGATGCCCACCGGAGGCGGCAAGTCGCTCTGCTACCAGATCCCTTCGATGTTGCGGCCAGGGGTGGGCATAGTCGTGTCTCCGCTCATCGCCCTGATGCAAGACCAGGTCGACTCGCTGAGGCTGCTGGGCGTCGAGGCCGCTTACCTGAACTCGACCCTGGACAGGCAGGAGGCGGGCCGAGTCGAATCGGCCCTGGTGGCCGGCGAACTGGACCTCCTCTACGTGGCTCCCGAGCGGCTGCTCACGCCACGCTTCCTGGAGTTGCTCGACCGTTCGCCTCTGGCGCTGTTCGCCATCGACGAGGCGCACTGCGTCTCGCAGTGGGGTCACGACTTCCGGCCCGAGTACCTCAGCCTGTCCCTGCTTGCCGAACGCTTCCCGGCGGTTCCGCGAATCGCGCTCACCGCTACCGCCGACGCCGTTACCCGTCGTGAGATGGCACAGAAGCTGCGCCTCGAGGAAGCCCGCTGGTACGTCGCCTCGTTCGACCGTCCCAATATCCGTTACACGGTGGTGGAGAAGCAGAACGCCCGACGACAACTGCTGTCCTTCTACCGTGAGAAGCACGAGGGTAACGCGGGCATCGTCTACTGCATGTCGAGGCGCTCCGTGGACGAAACGGCCGCCTGGCTGCGGGAGCAGGGGGTATCGGCACTGCCGTACCACGCCGGGCTCGACGCCGCCCGAAGAGCGCGCCATCAGGAGGCGTTCCTGCGGGAGGACGGTGTAGTAGTTGTCGCCACCATCGCTTTCGGCATGGGGATCGACAAGCCCGACGTGCGCTTCGTCGCCCACCTGGACGTGCCCAAGAGCCTGGAAGGTTACTACCAGGAGACCGGTCGTGCCGGGCGCGACGGAGAAGCGGCAGATGCGTTCATGACCTACGGCCTGACCGACGTAGTCGCCCTACGACGGCTTCTGTCACGGTCAGACACCGACGATGCCCACAGGCGTGTCGAACAGCAGAAGCTCGAGGCGCTGCTGGGCTACTGCGAGAGCGCCGGTTGCCGGCGACAGGCGCTGCTCGCCTACTTCGGGGAGGAGTTGCTCGGACCGTGCGGCAACTGCGACACCTGCCTGAACCCTGTCGACACCTACGACGGCACGGTCGAGGTGCAGAAGCTTCTGTCCACGGTGTTCCGCACCGGTCAGCGCTTCGGAGCTGGGTATCTGATCGATATCCTCACCGGCAGATCGACCCCTCGGGTGAAGCAGTTGGGGCACGACAGGCTGAGCACGTTCGGTATCGGCGCCGACCTCGCTGCCCCCTCCTGGAGGCGCGTCGTGAGACAATCGACCGCCGCCGGTTTCCTGACGACCGACGAAGACGGCTACGGCTCGCTGAAGCTGACTGGCGCGAGCGCTGCAGTGCTCAGAGGCGAACGGAAGGTAGCCCTCAGGCGGGATCCGCAGCCGGCTCCTGGCGTAGCCGGTCGAAGGCCTGCCAACGACCGGCGGGCCCTCCGGCCATCGGGACCAGAAGGGGAACTCTTCGAAGAATTGCGGAGGCTGCGCAGCGAGCTCGCCAGGACCCAGGGCGTCCCACCCTACGTCATCTTCCACGATTCGACGCTGCGGGAGATGGCCGAGCGCAAGCCCCGGAACGAGGTCGAACTCGCGAACGTATCGGGCGTGGGCC